From a single Planctellipticum variicoloris genomic region:
- a CDS encoding DUF7716 domain-containing protein, producing MTGTDAIPAPGMRYALSIADVKDIVDNARKQRPDCSPDDLLKAFLFYFERDAFIEFGQ from the coding sequence ATGACCGGCACGGACGCCATTCCTGCACCGGGGATGCGCTACGCCCTCTCGATCGCTGACGTGAAGGACATTGTCGACAACGCCCGAAAGCAGCGACCCGACTGTTCTCCGGACGACTTACTGAAAGCGTTTCTGTTCTATTTCGAACGGGATGCGTTTATTGAGTTTGGGCAGTGA
- a CDS encoding cation:proton antiporter produces the protein MSHAVLFQLAGIFVLGIVAQWTSWWVRLPSILLLLTAGILAGPVTGWLHPDELFGGLLLPLVSLSVAVILYEGGLNLKARELRSIGGVFVLLTTVGAGVSWVVGTLSAHWILGLPWPVATLLGAILVVTGPTVIGPILRHLRLRGKVGALLKWEGIIIDPLGATLALLVFTVIQAGPGQGGFAEAALVLGKTLGIGVLSGGLAAGILILVLSRFWAPDTLNNPISLMLMFVAFSAANAVQAESGLLAVTVMGIVLANQKWVSIKHVVEFKENLTVLLISSLFIILSARLRLEDLAGLGWQSLAFVAVLVLIARPASVLIAAWRSSLSWPERVFLCCMAPRGIVAASISSVFALSLTSVGYPEADALVPVTFLVVFVTVLVYGVSAAPLARRLGLTQSNPQGILFVGAYPWVQALARILKEEGCPVFLIDTDWAKISRCRMAGLPCHYGSALSHATREELDYTELGRMLAVTANNEANSLACLNFVEAFGRQEVYQLPFPPTKAGVQTGVPLEHRGRLLFGPDCTFDRMEELLSGAARIRKTRLTKEFDYAQFQSEHGAAALPLFVVKPDGTVQVCTADGKVDPRPGDLVISVVDEVKKSEGESAAAGGAS, from the coding sequence TTGTCCCACGCCGTCCTGTTCCAGCTTGCTGGAATCTTCGTGCTCGGCATCGTGGCGCAGTGGACTTCGTGGTGGGTCCGGCTTCCGTCGATACTGCTGCTGCTGACAGCCGGCATCCTGGCGGGTCCCGTCACGGGCTGGCTGCATCCGGACGAGCTGTTTGGCGGACTGCTGCTGCCGCTGGTCTCGCTGTCGGTGGCGGTGATCCTGTACGAGGGGGGGCTCAACCTCAAAGCGCGGGAACTCCGGTCGATCGGCGGTGTCTTCGTGCTGCTGACGACCGTGGGAGCGGGGGTCTCCTGGGTCGTGGGGACGTTGTCCGCTCACTGGATTCTGGGACTCCCCTGGCCTGTGGCGACGCTGCTGGGAGCGATCCTCGTGGTGACGGGGCCGACCGTGATCGGGCCGATTCTGCGCCATCTGCGCCTGCGGGGCAAAGTCGGGGCGCTGCTCAAGTGGGAAGGGATCATCATCGATCCCCTGGGAGCGACGCTGGCTCTGCTGGTGTTTACGGTCATTCAGGCGGGACCCGGACAAGGGGGCTTCGCGGAGGCCGCTCTCGTGCTGGGCAAGACGCTCGGGATCGGCGTTCTCTCCGGCGGTCTGGCCGCGGGAATCCTGATTCTGGTGCTGTCGCGGTTCTGGGCCCCCGACACGCTGAACAATCCGATTTCGCTGATGCTGATGTTCGTGGCCTTCTCGGCGGCCAACGCGGTTCAGGCGGAGTCCGGATTGCTCGCGGTCACCGTGATGGGGATCGTGCTGGCCAATCAGAAATGGGTTTCGATCAAGCACGTCGTCGAGTTCAAGGAGAACCTGACGGTGTTGCTGATTTCGAGTTTGTTCATCATTCTGTCCGCGCGGTTGCGGCTGGAGGATCTGGCGGGGCTCGGGTGGCAGAGCCTGGCCTTTGTGGCGGTGCTGGTGTTGATCGCCCGGCCGGCGTCCGTGCTGATCGCCGCGTGGCGTTCCAGCCTTTCCTGGCCCGAACGGGTCTTTCTGTGCTGTATGGCGCCCCGCGGCATCGTCGCGGCGTCGATTTCCTCGGTGTTTGCCCTGAGTCTGACGAGCGTCGGTTATCCGGAGGCGGACGCGCTTGTGCCGGTCACGTTTCTCGTGGTGTTTGTGACGGTGCTGGTTTACGGCGTGAGTGCGGCGCCGCTGGCCCGGCGGCTGGGGCTGACGCAGTCGAATCCGCAGGGGATTCTGTTTGTGGGGGCGTATCCCTGGGTGCAGGCGCTGGCCCGCATCTTGAAGGAGGAAGGCTGCCCGGTGTTTCTGATCGACACCGACTGGGCGAAGATTTCCCGCTGCCGGATGGCCGGGCTCCCCTGCCACTACGGCAGCGCGCTGTCGCACGCGACGCGGGAGGAGCTCGACTATACGGAGCTGGGACGGATGCTCGCCGTGACCGCGAACAACGAAGCCAACTCGCTGGCATGTCTCAACTTCGTCGAGGCTTTCGGTCGGCAGGAGGTGTACCAGTTGCCGTTTCCGCCGACGAAAGCGGGCGTGCAGACCGGCGTTCCGCTGGAGCATCGCGGACGGCTGCTGTTCGGACCGGACTGCACGTTCGACCGGATGGAGGAGTTGCTCTCGGGGGCCGCCCGGATCCGCAAAACGCGGCTGACGAAGGAGTTCGACTACGCCCAATTCCAGTCCGAGCACGGCGCCGCCGCCCTGCCCCTGTTTGTCGTGAAGCCCGACGGGACGGTGCAGGTCTGCACGGCGGACGGCAAGGTCGATCCGAGGCCCGGGGATCTGGTGATCAGCGTAGTGGATGAAGTGAAGAAGTCGGAAGGGGAAAGTGCAGCGGCTGGTGGAGCGAGTTGA
- a CDS encoding DUF1559 domain-containing protein — protein sequence MSSRQGVRRGFTLIELLVVIAIIAILIALLLPAVQQAREAARRTQCKNNLKQMGLALHNYHDVFGVLPPGWVSQYYQVFTGEPTIWSWGSMVLPYIDQAPLYNLVQPGTSRIDQNLAAGGARAQALTTPLTAFRCASDTGPGLNNFSGAMATAAASATDLDTYNRNATNGTANVAIATSNYVMVADAGDSITPSVRESDYGPPLGVAWNDSKVGLKDITDGTSNTLLIGERAFSIKNLPIGAGNALGFSPATSVGSYANQQCRSCLAAVGISYWGLNQTVTNAGHQSRGFSSNHTGGVHFVLGDGSVRFISENIDFKPNSIGGAAPSHAGPLYVNSVFEYLIGRNDGNVIGEF from the coding sequence ATGAGTTCGAGACAAGGTGTTCGACGCGGCTTCACGCTGATTGAGCTGCTGGTTGTCATTGCGATCATCGCAATTCTGATCGCGCTGCTGCTCCCCGCCGTTCAACAGGCGCGCGAAGCGGCCCGACGCACACAGTGCAAGAACAATCTGAAACAGATGGGACTGGCCCTGCACAATTACCACGATGTGTTCGGCGTCCTTCCCCCCGGATGGGTCAGCCAGTATTACCAGGTGTTTACCGGCGAACCCACCATCTGGAGCTGGGGCTCCATGGTTCTGCCCTACATCGACCAGGCCCCGCTCTACAATCTGGTCCAGCCGGGCACGTCGCGCATCGATCAGAATCTGGCTGCGGGCGGCGCCCGCGCCCAGGCGCTGACCACTCCCCTGACGGCCTTCCGCTGCGCCAGTGACACCGGCCCGGGGCTGAATAACTTCTCCGGCGCCATGGCGACGGCGGCGGCTTCCGCCACAGACCTTGACACATATAATCGCAACGCCACCAATGGAACGGCGAACGTCGCGATTGCCACTTCCAACTACGTCATGGTGGCCGATGCGGGGGACAGCATTACGCCGTCCGTCAGAGAATCCGATTACGGTCCGCCGCTCGGCGTGGCCTGGAACGATTCCAAGGTCGGCCTCAAAGACATCACCGACGGCACCAGCAACACACTGTTGATCGGCGAACGCGCATTCAGCATCAAGAATCTGCCGATCGGCGCCGGCAATGCCCTCGGTTTCAGCCCCGCCACATCGGTTGGCAGCTATGCCAATCAGCAGTGCCGTTCGTGCCTGGCCGCTGTCGGCATTTCCTACTGGGGACTCAATCAGACCGTGACCAATGCCGGCCACCAATCGCGCGGCTTCTCCAGTAACCACACCGGAGGCGTCCATTTCGTTCTCGGCGACGGATCGGTCCGGTTCATCAGCGAGAACATCGACTTCAAGCCGAACAGCATCGGCGGAGCGGCCCCCTCCCACGCCGGCCCGCTCTACGTCAACAGCGTGTTCGAGTACCTGATTGGCCGCAACGACGGCAACGTGATCGGCGAATTCTAA
- a CDS encoding Kelch repeat-containing protein, with protein sequence MEACSPFLRSVICSIAILSLASVAAGGEIRGQWTDGDPRQTLQSIHLLGAATRLGNGSVIAAGGLNRKSLNFAAVATAELYDPAVGRWMPAGPLNSPRWSLDAITLNNGKALFAGGASGFLPNAALDTAEVFDPETGKFSLTANTLSVARQSYGISSLSDGRILIAGGNPTGNNLSGAGATAVDIYDPQTNRFQAAAPLHEGRALHAQLTLRDGRAVVIGGAQTSAEIYDPVQDTWTIAAGRLPTSLKDTKAFELFDGRVFLPGGQNVVDGVTSDATWFFDTATGKFSPGPSLAGFNSAPSGVQVGCSDYSAFDLFPADHKLHGRYILIAGGEHDPPTGPDVELNSALIFDAAKNEFVNVGPMPFVHDDHTESLLGINSKGNPEVLLFGGNSSSGVSRFEFFTDSIDEP encoded by the coding sequence ATGGAAGCGTGCTCTCCATTCCTTCGAAGCGTCATCTGCAGCATTGCAATCCTGTCCCTGGCCTCCGTGGCCGCCGGCGGCGAGATTCGCGGCCAATGGACCGATGGCGATCCCCGGCAGACTCTCCAGAGCATTCATCTGCTGGGAGCGGCAACGCGGCTGGGCAACGGCTCGGTCATCGCCGCAGGGGGGCTGAATCGCAAGTCCCTGAATTTCGCCGCCGTTGCGACTGCCGAGTTGTACGATCCCGCCGTCGGTCGCTGGATGCCCGCCGGCCCGCTCAATTCGCCGCGCTGGTCGCTCGACGCCATTACGCTGAACAACGGCAAAGCCCTGTTCGCCGGCGGCGCCAGCGGCTTTCTGCCAAACGCCGCTCTCGACACCGCCGAGGTCTTTGATCCGGAGACCGGCAAATTCTCCTTGACCGCCAACACTCTCTCCGTGGCGCGTCAGAGCTATGGCATCTCGTCGCTAAGCGACGGCCGCATTCTGATCGCCGGCGGAAATCCGACCGGAAACAATCTGTCAGGGGCGGGTGCCACGGCCGTCGACATCTACGATCCGCAGACGAATCGTTTTCAGGCCGCGGCCCCGCTGCACGAGGGGCGGGCGCTGCACGCTCAATTGACGCTCCGCGACGGCCGCGCAGTGGTCATCGGCGGCGCACAAACCAGCGCCGAAATCTACGACCCCGTGCAGGATACGTGGACCATCGCCGCAGGCCGTCTGCCGACGTCTCTCAAAGACACCAAAGCCTTCGAACTCTTCGACGGTCGAGTGTTCCTGCCGGGCGGCCAGAACGTGGTCGATGGAGTGACGTCCGACGCGACGTGGTTCTTCGACACAGCGACCGGAAAGTTTTCGCCGGGGCCGAGCCTTGCCGGATTCAATTCCGCCCCTTCGGGCGTGCAGGTCGGCTGCAGCGACTACTCCGCCTTCGATCTGTTCCCCGCCGACCACAAGCTGCACGGGCGATACATCCTGATTGCCGGCGGCGAACACGATCCCCCCACCGGGCCGGATGTCGAGCTGAATTCCGCGCTGATCTTTGACGCCGCGAAGAACGAATTCGTCAATGTCGGCCCCATGCCCTTTGTCCACGACGACCACACCGAATCGCTGCTCGGGATCAATTCGAAAGGCAACCCCGAAGTTCTGCTGTTCGGCGGAAACAGTTCCTCGGGCGTCAGCCGCTTCGAATTCTTCACGGACTCGATCGACGAACCGTAG
- a CDS encoding metallophosphoesterase family protein, with amino-acid sequence MPQWRAFLLLATALLGSAFVRAEEFRVRPYLQNPARDAITVRWLSEDNQPGVLTVDMPGGPRTFSSQPVQAAALAYNPFKPEPGGPHPAVPWLHRIRVTELQPGTEYRYAVRQGDQTYESRFATAPGPDQPVRFLACSDSETEPESSTSPPVDWPAPPVHNRPEGLTKYVVDQTTGYRENLNIMAARKPQFILITGDLVETGGEQRDWDEFWRHNAGEYGAIASRIPVLPALGNHENYAGPGGGYSAEGANFGAAKFLTYFEVPSNDAANPQHHGRYYRLDHGPITLITVDSSDGLPENTAADTNHNLTGSHAPDFNPGSEQYRWLETQLADAQQKSRFTFVQFHHTMFGSGPHSIPFGSPNFSGQSGIALRIMLPLFFRYGVDAVISGHDELLERSEVAGTETRPDGSTRPQLIQFFDVGIAGDGLRGPSTGFDNPHRKFLAHDVPEVWEGRRLVSGGKHYGHLEVNVAPDASGRWAAEFTPVHAFPQMDAEGKVVGWERRMYDDVVRISAAD; translated from the coding sequence ATGCCCCAATGGCGCGCATTTCTGCTGCTCGCAACCGCACTCCTCGGCTCCGCCTTCGTCCGCGCCGAAGAATTCCGCGTCCGGCCCTATCTGCAGAATCCCGCCCGCGACGCCATCACCGTCCGATGGCTCTCCGAGGACAACCAGCCAGGCGTACTCACGGTGGACATGCCCGGCGGCCCCCGTACGTTCTCATCTCAGCCTGTGCAGGCCGCGGCGCTGGCGTACAATCCGTTCAAACCCGAACCGGGCGGCCCGCATCCCGCCGTCCCCTGGCTGCACCGCATCCGCGTCACCGAGCTTCAGCCCGGAACGGAGTACCGCTACGCAGTCCGTCAGGGAGACCAGACGTACGAGAGTCGCTTCGCCACCGCCCCCGGCCCCGATCAACCCGTCCGCTTCCTCGCCTGTTCGGACTCCGAAACCGAGCCCGAATCCTCCACCAGCCCCCCCGTCGACTGGCCCGCGCCGCCGGTTCACAATCGCCCCGAAGGACTGACGAAGTACGTCGTCGACCAGACCACGGGCTATCGTGAAAACCTCAACATCATGGCCGCCCGCAAACCCCAGTTCATTCTCATCACAGGCGACCTGGTCGAGACCGGCGGCGAACAGCGCGACTGGGACGAATTCTGGCGCCACAACGCCGGCGAATACGGCGCCATCGCCAGTCGGATTCCCGTGCTCCCCGCCCTCGGCAATCACGAGAACTACGCCGGCCCGGGCGGCGGCTACAGCGCGGAAGGGGCCAACTTCGGCGCCGCCAAGTTTCTGACGTACTTCGAAGTCCCGTCGAACGACGCCGCCAATCCGCAACATCACGGCCGCTACTACCGGCTCGACCACGGCCCGATCACGCTGATCACCGTCGACTCCAGCGACGGTCTCCCCGAAAACACCGCCGCAGACACCAACCACAATCTCACCGGCAGCCATGCCCCCGACTTCAACCCCGGTTCCGAGCAGTACCGCTGGCTGGAAACTCAGCTCGCCGACGCCCAGCAGAAAAGTCGTTTCACCTTTGTGCAGTTCCACCACACCATGTTCGGCTCCGGCCCTCACAGCATCCCCTTCGGCAGCCCGAATTTCTCCGGCCAGTCGGGCATCGCCCTGCGGATCATGCTGCCCCTCTTCTTCCGCTATGGAGTCGACGCCGTCATCTCCGGCCACGACGAACTCCTGGAGCGATCCGAGGTCGCCGGAACGGAAACTCGGCCCGACGGCTCGACCCGGCCGCAGCTCATCCAGTTCTTCGACGTCGGCATCGCCGGCGACGGACTCCGCGGCCCCTCGACCGGTTTCGACAACCCCCACCGCAAATTCCTCGCCCACGACGTCCCCGAAGTCTGGGAAGGACGCCGGCTCGTCTCGGGCGGCAAGCACTACGGCCACCTGGAGGTCAACGTCGCCCCGGACGCCAGCGGACGCTGGGCCGCCGAATTCACCCCCGTCCACGCCTTTCCGCAGATGGACGCCGAGGGAAAAGTGGTCGGCTGGGAACGTCGGATGTACGATGATGTGGTGCGGATTTCCGCCGCGGACTGA
- the lepB gene encoding signal peptidase I — protein sequence MLNPVIKAREPWLAITLSLLCGGLGQIYCGAVRRGLLINGGCLLLGLAIVGLAAIATSTLAVAVFAVVALGLVWLALWSVRDAGRLARLPEMREYALQEYNDPWVYTILILPTVPLAIALALFLRSNVVEAFVIPSDSMAPTIVAGDRILTNRLGIATRTLERGDLVVFRNPLDRRQRFIKRIVGLPGDTVSLSRGTVIVNGQALTQTLIAPPEADRGIDVLERQPDRQYAIRPDRDGEFANVSPVTVPPGAYYVLGDHRGNSNDSRTFGAVSHGEVVGVATYRYWPAKSWERLGAVR from the coding sequence ATGTTGAACCCGGTCATCAAGGCTCGTGAGCCCTGGCTGGCGATCACGCTGTCGCTGTTGTGCGGCGGGCTGGGCCAGATTTACTGCGGGGCCGTGCGGCGCGGCCTGCTGATCAATGGCGGCTGCCTGCTGCTGGGGCTGGCCATCGTGGGGCTGGCGGCGATTGCCACTTCCACGCTGGCGGTGGCGGTGTTTGCCGTCGTCGCCCTGGGGCTGGTCTGGCTCGCGCTCTGGTCGGTGCGGGATGCGGGTCGGCTGGCGCGGCTGCCGGAAATGCGGGAGTACGCCCTGCAGGAATACAACGACCCGTGGGTCTATACGATCCTCATCCTGCCGACAGTTCCGCTGGCGATTGCGCTGGCGCTGTTTCTGCGGTCGAACGTGGTGGAGGCGTTCGTCATTCCCAGCGATTCGATGGCCCCGACAATCGTCGCGGGAGACCGGATTCTGACGAACAGACTGGGAATTGCCACGCGGACGCTGGAACGCGGCGACCTGGTGGTCTTCCGTAATCCACTCGACCGGCGGCAGAGGTTCATCAAGCGCATCGTCGGCCTGCCTGGCGACACCGTGTCTCTGAGCCGCGGGACCGTTATTGTCAACGGGCAGGCGCTGACGCAGACTCTGATCGCGCCGCCTGAGGCGGATCGTGGGATTGACGTGCTGGAGCGGCAGCCCGATCGGCAGTACGCCATCCGCCCCGATCGGGATGGAGAGTTCGCGAACGTGTCGCCGGTCACTGTCCCCCCCGGAGCCTACTACGTGCTTGGCGATCACCGCGGCAATTCGAATGACAGCCGGACGTTCGGGGCGGTGTCGCACGGAGAAGTCGTCGGCGTCGCCACGTACCGCTACTGGCCGGCGAAGTCCTGGGAGCGATTGGGGGCAGTGCGGTAA
- a CDS encoding RNA polymerase sigma factor, whose translation MSDDVSIISRVLAGDAGAFRELVERHERRVYGFAWQLLRDAGEAEDVAQEVFVAAYRKLGEFEAGRAQFSTWLLALTRNRCCNVLRGRERRERIERQVSRPLPAAEAAQADGEVWQELDRALERLPLEQRTAFVLAELQDLPYAEIAAIEGVEIGTVKSRVSRARERLREALQDWQPACAKREST comes from the coding sequence ATGAGCGACGACGTTTCCATCATTTCTCGCGTGCTGGCCGGCGATGCCGGGGCATTTCGGGAACTGGTGGAGCGGCACGAGCGGCGCGTGTACGGCTTCGCCTGGCAACTGCTGCGGGATGCCGGGGAGGCCGAAGACGTTGCGCAGGAGGTGTTCGTCGCGGCGTACCGCAAGCTCGGGGAATTTGAGGCAGGCCGGGCGCAGTTTTCGACGTGGCTGCTGGCGCTCACCCGCAACCGCTGCTGCAACGTCCTGCGCGGCCGGGAGCGGCGGGAAAGAATCGAACGACAGGTTTCCCGGCCGTTGCCGGCGGCGGAGGCCGCGCAGGCGGATGGCGAAGTCTGGCAGGAACTCGACCGGGCGCTGGAGCGGTTGCCGCTCGAACAGCGGACGGCGTTCGTGCTGGCGGAGTTGCAGGATCTGCCGTACGCGGAGATTGCGGCGATTGAAGGCGTGGAGATCGGCACGGTGAAGTCCCGCGTGAGCCGGGCGAGAGAGCGATTGCGTGAGGCGCTGCAGGACTGGCAGCCTGCTTGCGCGAAGCGAGAGTCGACATGA
- a CDS encoding tetratricopeptide repeat protein, whose amino-acid sequence MIFVWRILAIVVVLEVPWAGWQVSRSLSRAPVPNPNLSRLDDSTAADLSALREGLDESQAESWLELAEAYLAHGCHPEAELCFRRAAELDPASGRILYGWASALERLGQMQSSRQRYAQALALVSESHAQSCHYRIGRNFLREENVEEANAALQRAGDLPQALYLQAKNALRRGDLSEATRLLDRLERQMPDAIQTIQLQAECHSALGRTEQAAEFISRLERVQERMDLNDQNMHIAIIATRYGMLRRLNQCSQLGDPGIAAECVLAAIPGHHQEYSFLPKAAELQLNAGNPAAALDLLQRAVQQGVLKPALLERIGDVHMSMHHVDEALDNWRRAILLGETATVHGKLAAVYEQRGDLEAARRHAALQLEATGVAAYRNDALDSAKSALQDAVMQNPASARSWFYLGEVYNAQGNRSNAQAAYQDCLKQDPNHGRALAALSRLRPGQSD is encoded by the coding sequence ATGATCTTCGTGTGGCGGATCCTCGCCATCGTGGTTGTCCTCGAAGTCCCCTGGGCCGGGTGGCAGGTGTCGCGCTCGCTGTCTCGCGCGCCGGTTCCGAATCCCAACCTGAGCCGTCTGGATGACTCGACGGCAGCGGATCTATCAGCCTTGCGCGAGGGGCTCGACGAATCGCAGGCCGAGTCCTGGCTGGAACTTGCCGAGGCCTACCTCGCACACGGCTGCCATCCCGAAGCGGAATTGTGCTTCCGCCGGGCCGCGGAACTGGACCCGGCATCGGGTCGGATACTCTACGGCTGGGCGAGCGCACTCGAGCGACTGGGGCAGATGCAGTCCTCCCGTCAGCGGTATGCGCAGGCGTTGGCCCTGGTGTCCGAATCGCATGCCCAAAGCTGTCACTACCGGATCGGGCGAAACTTCCTGCGGGAAGAGAACGTGGAGGAGGCCAACGCGGCCTTGCAGCGCGCCGGTGATTTGCCTCAAGCCCTTTACCTCCAGGCGAAAAATGCCCTGCGCCGCGGGGATCTCTCCGAAGCCACCCGATTGCTCGACCGGCTCGAGAGACAGATGCCAGACGCCATTCAGACGATTCAGCTTCAGGCCGAATGTCATTCCGCCCTGGGGCGAACCGAGCAGGCCGCCGAATTCATCAGCCGGCTTGAACGGGTGCAGGAGCGCATGGATTTGAACGATCAGAACATGCACATCGCGATAATCGCCACACGCTACGGAATGTTGCGCAGGCTCAATCAATGTTCGCAACTTGGCGACCCCGGCATCGCAGCCGAATGCGTTCTGGCCGCCATCCCCGGTCATCACCAGGAGTACTCCTTCCTGCCGAAAGCGGCGGAACTGCAGCTCAACGCGGGAAACCCCGCCGCAGCCCTGGATCTGTTGCAACGGGCCGTCCAGCAGGGTGTTCTGAAACCCGCCCTGCTCGAACGGATTGGCGACGTGCACATGTCCATGCACCATGTCGATGAGGCGCTGGACAACTGGCGCCGGGCCATCCTCCTGGGGGAAACCGCGACGGTCCACGGCAAGCTAGCCGCCGTGTATGAACAACGTGGGGATCTGGAAGCGGCCCGGCGCCATGCCGCGCTGCAGCTCGAGGCCACGGGAGTCGCGGCCTACCGCAACGACGCCCTCGATTCGGCGAAGTCAGCCCTTCAGGACGCCGTGATGCAGAACCCCGCCTCGGCTCGCTCGTGGTTCTACCTCGGCGAAGTCTACAACGCCCAGGGAAACCGCTCGAACGCTCAAGCAGCCTACCAAGACTGTCTGAAGCAAGACCCGAACCACGGCCGCGCGCTGGCGGCGCTCAGCCGGCTGCGGCCCGGCCAATCAGATTGA
- a CDS encoding FG-GAP repeat domain-containing protein — MQDHKSLRYSIAGLAMAVVLIPLGIAMMLPHLPALGRAPLRYSGGSSFPRSTLPLLKQPIDLLPERPAWMTNVQIYDFDGNGLNDVIACDARRHRVVCHRQLPGGKWEEQILAEGLPAPAHATIVDLDQDGDNDVLVSVLGNIWPDDGVIGRLVLLENTPAGFGQRVLLDDVRRVADAQVGDLNGDGRPDIAVAVFGYAHGEILWLENLGHLTFRDHRLHVAPGTIHVPLADYDGDGDLDIAAVVSQDEEEVWGIENLGAGRFESHRLFYSPNFDLGSAGLIAADLDGDGDTDLVLPTGDNLEEEHAYPQPYHGCLWLENRGDWEFAVHRVAEFGGAYAAAVGDLNGDGHRDIVLVSMVNEWENPRHASIVWLENDGRQNFHIWQIDESPTHLVTVACGDVNGDGRDDIVAGGLHLLGPYDRLGSITGWFSHVEEVAR, encoded by the coding sequence ATGCAGGACCACAAATCACTTCGGTATTCGATCGCCGGGCTGGCGATGGCTGTCGTCCTGATCCCCCTCGGCATCGCGATGATGTTGCCACATCTGCCGGCCCTGGGACGCGCCCCCCTGCGGTACTCCGGTGGATCGTCGTTTCCCCGATCTACGTTGCCATTGCTGAAGCAGCCCATCGACCTGCTTCCCGAGCGACCAGCCTGGATGACGAATGTTCAAATCTACGATTTCGATGGCAACGGTCTGAATGACGTCATTGCCTGTGATGCCCGTCGCCACCGGGTTGTCTGTCATCGACAATTGCCGGGGGGGAAATGGGAGGAGCAGATCCTGGCAGAGGGTCTGCCGGCGCCGGCCCATGCCACCATCGTCGATCTGGACCAGGATGGCGACAACGACGTGCTGGTTTCCGTCCTGGGAAACATCTGGCCCGATGACGGCGTGATCGGTCGGCTGGTGCTGCTGGAAAACACGCCCGCAGGGTTCGGACAGCGCGTGCTGCTGGACGACGTCCGCCGCGTCGCCGATGCCCAGGTCGGCGACCTGAACGGCGATGGAAGGCCGGACATCGCCGTGGCGGTCTTCGGCTATGCGCACGGGGAAATCCTGTGGCTGGAAAACCTGGGCCACCTGACCTTCCGCGACCATCGGCTGCATGTCGCGCCCGGGACGATCCATGTGCCGCTGGCCGACTATGACGGGGATGGCGATTTGGACATCGCCGCAGTGGTCTCACAGGACGAGGAGGAAGTCTGGGGCATTGAGAATCTCGGAGCAGGCCGGTTCGAGTCCCACCGACTGTTCTATTCGCCGAACTTTGACCTGGGAAGTGCCGGCTTGATCGCCGCAGATCTGGACGGCGACGGCGACACTGACCTGGTTCTACCCACCGGCGATAACCTGGAAGAAGAACACGCCTATCCCCAACCCTATCATGGATGCCTGTGGCTGGAGAATCGGGGCGACTGGGAATTCGCTGTGCATCGGGTGGCGGAGTTTGGCGGCGCCTATGCCGCAGCCGTCGGGGATTTGAACGGAGACGGTCACCGGGACATCGTGCTGGTGAGCATGGTCAACGAGTGGGAGAACCCGCGGCACGCGAGCATTGTGTGGCTGGAGAACGACGGCCGCCAGAACTTTCACATCTGGCAGATCGACGAATCACCGACCCATCTGGTCACCGTGGCGTGCGGTGACGTGAATGGGGACGGTCGCGACGACATCGTCGCCGGCGGCCTGCATCTGCTGGGACCGTATGATCGGCTGGGCAGCATCACGGGGTGGTTCAGTCACGTCGAGGAGGTCGCCAGATGA